One Brassica oleracea var. oleracea cultivar TO1000 chromosome C7, BOL, whole genome shotgun sequence genomic window carries:
- the LOC106303910 gene encoding uncharacterized protein LOC106303910, with translation MCLELVYHEEKTELGRQQAPGVCPYCGGKVSAVDIETKWLFCFLPLCFKVKRKYSCSSCDRRLVLYY, from the coding sequence ATGTGTTTGGAGCTTGTGTATCACGAGGAGAAGACTGAGCTTGGTCGACAACAAGCACCGGGCGTGTGTCCATACTGCGGCGGAAAAGTGTCGGCGGTAGATATTGAAACGAAGTGGTTGTTCTGTTTCTTACCACTATGTTTCAAGGTCAAACGCAAGTACTCTTGTTCCTCATGTGATCGCCGTCTCGTCTTGTATTATTGA